TTCAAATCCTTCTAAAGTTCACTATGATTCTGCTTATCTCTTAACTAATTTTCTGCTATTTACCTACCCATATCGAATACTAGTCACAGTGAACCAACTTACAATTGCCCCAAAGCACCAGCCTGTTGAATATTTCCATGTTCTTGCACAGTCCCTCCTCTGTGCCTTAGTGTCTTTCCTTAGCTGGACgatttccccctcctccctctcttctgcaTTCTTTATATACATTTCTAACTCAACGCTCAACAATCTTGTCTGTTTAATGTCTTTATCTTCACCCTTCTTTTTGTGAGCTCCTTATCTTATTAATTTTGAAGCCCAACTGCTACCTGGCATATAGTGAACATTAATCAAATGTTCATTTAATTGATAATTaaggagtaattttttttttttgccttctaaCCTCTAATACTTGATTCCCATCTGAGGATCTGAGAGAATACAGCAACTTAATACACCAATGAATTCATCAATAAATGCTTACCGAGCTCCTGTTATGTGTCAAACACTTTCCCAGGTAATGGAGATAAATTGAGAACAAGACGACGTTCAAAGCCTTAGTTGGAGGAGACAAACACATAAATGACAAAGATTATTTCAGGAAGTGATGATGTTACAAAAATGGAATAATGGGTTAGTGAAGATTGAGGTGAAGGCAGTGTGGACTACTGTATCCAGGATGGGCAGGGAAGGTCCCTTGGACCAAATGGCCCTTTGGCCCATTTCAGCTGATAtctgaagatgaaaaagaaataacagggaAACTCTGATGAAAGGGTGTTTAAGTCACGAAAGTaggaagtgcaaaggccctgaaatAGAAAAGAGTTTGAGAGactgagaatgagaaagaaggtAGAGGGGTGGGGCATTGGGAATAAGGAGAGTAGTGGCAACAGATGAAGTCATAGAATTAGGCAAGGGCTACGTTGTGTGGGGCAGCAGTCAGCAAATCTTTCTGTAAAGGGGCCagctagtaaatattttgggctttgttGGCTCCTATCTCTGTTTCAACTCCTCAAGTCTGCCATGGAGCAGAAAAGCACATAGACAATCTGTAGACTAATGAGCATGActttgttccaataaaactttatctgCAACAATAGGAGGTGGGCCAGATTTGGTACGTGGGCTGCGTTTTACCAACTCCTGGAGTAGGGCAGTTGAATCCTATggtaaggaatttggattttattccaaggATAGGCAGCCATTGAGAGGTTTTGAAGAGGGGATCGTATGGTCAGATTTTGCTTTGAAGAGGTTCCTGTAACATAATTTACAACGTTAAGAATTGTCTTTCTCCATTTATTATTCCTTTCCCGTTACAAactctatttctaattttcttttgaaaactgagaGGATTGGGGGAGCCTCTGGTAGTTGCCTATGCCATTTACTAGTCACATAACCTTAGGTCAATTGCTTAAtctctcagcctcagtctccctctTCATAAAGCTGTAATAAGAACACCTGTCTCAAAGGGTTGTTAAATGGATTACATGAGAtcgtttatataaaatatctgtcACAGTGACTTCGAAAGTAAGGGCTCAATAATGCAAAtccctttgccattttttttcttccattgggCCTGCATGTGTCATACGCCAGTCAAAACAGGAGGGTATGTAAAACTTGGGTCAAAAAATCAATTGCACAATTACAGGATAGGTAAGAAATTACTTAACGTAACATAACTGGGTGACTTGGCTGCTACAAGAGCTAATacgattttaatttaaattaatagaaACATGATTTCTGATGACAAGAATGATGAATCTATTTGTCTTCCATGTTAGCCAAGTATTTGGAGTCCTGGAAAAAATTCTGAGTGCACTCATTTGAGAATACTAGTAAGTGAAGTACATTCAAAGAAGGCTATCAAATATAAAAGGGTTTTGGAACCCtatcatatgtaaaatgtattgGAAGTGTTTATATTGGGAAgagtaaaagaaaactttaaaactgcACACATAGTTGAAAGGCTGTCACTTGGAAGAAAGATAAGACACACTGTTCTGCTGTGGAGGTGGGCCACCTTGGACCATTGCGTGGAAACTGCAGAGGTAAGATTTTTCCACAATTAAAGATCTCCATGGTGGATATGAGCTCTCAATCCATGCAAGTATTCTGGAAGTGATGGAGGAGTATTCAATAGCTGAGATAATGTATAAGAGATTTTTGCAATGCaaacacaaatacattaaaaGACCTTTCTTTATACCTTCCTCATTTCCGATTCCTTCCTCATTTCTGCAGGGTACATTAACCAAATCTCTAGAGATCAAAAAACCCTTTGGATACTAGGGACTGGATTTTTCTCTTGGGGTCTCTGCTAAAAAGAGGATTGTGAGACCCATGAATCCATGGTTCATTAAGAGGTAGAGAGACTAATAGAGGGTTAttggggggtggggcagagggacAGGAGGGAGTGGCTAAGGTAAAAATAGAGTGGGTTCCCTTTATGTAAATGGAGTCAATTTTATATCACTGAAAAAGAGATGAAGATCAGGAGAGGAAAAATGAACTCAGCATGTTCTCACCAAAACCATTTCCAAATCTATCAACTCCTCCTTCCCTGTACCTTTTCTCCCAGTTGGCCCTAATGAGTTGCATTTTTTCCCCCGATGGCATGCAAACGAGGGAAGACCAGGAAGTACTATTTATTTGTGCCTGCCTCCTCTTCAtgaaaatgtaagctccatgaggcagTCTTTCTTGTTCATGGTTGCATCCTAATCAAATGTTTACGGAAAGAATGAGGAGTGGGAATCATTCTAGAGTGGAATATGACAGCAGGAAATAATGGTGATCAGATGAACCTCAATATAAAATCCTGAATGCTCAAGGGACGTGTCTAACAATAGCTTCAAGGAACTATTGCCCCAAATTTAGCCTGGTTGTTTTCTGATATTACCTGGCCCATGTTGTATCTGGTCAAAAAAGAACGATTCTCCAGAAATTCAGAGTAAAATAGTTCTAGTTTGTGCTTGATAGAAGAGGAAAAGCTCAATCAGGGCTGAGCAAAGTTTCCAGCTGTCAGAGTCAAGGGGAGACTCTGAGAAAATGCAGGGGAGAGgtggcaaagaaaagaaaaaaaggaatgagcaggaagagggaagggaaagaataGGAGGGCAGGTCATTGCTTTCTTGTGTGCAAGAAACCTGTCTTATGCCCGCAAGTGAATGTCATTTGAGAAGCAAAAATTCATTTGACTCTCAGAGGGATGAGAAACTGCACAGACAAGTGGTAGAGTGTTACTGCAGAGATTTCAGTGTGTTCTTTGGCAACACCATCACGCTCATAGATACGATGGAAGGTaggtatttgttgagcacctactatgtttcaggcactgttgagaacagaaagaaaagtatcTTGCTATCTTCTATGGCAGCCTCTAATGCTGCAGTTTACTGGCCAATAGGTGTGATCAGGGGCAGATCCAGCTTTTGTGGGGCATGAagtttaaggattttttttgttttgagacgaagttctttaagaaaaagaatttaaattttgaaaattcaagAATAAGTCTAGAGCCTCAAAAGGAGCCTGTGCTTTTGAGAGGTGCTGAAGCTTGAGCTTTGTTTGCTTCATAGTGAATCCAGCTCTGGCTGTAGTGATAGTTCATCAATTACTTTAATATACAAAGTGCCACCATGCTGCCTCGAAAACGTTCATTTTGGAAATCAGGGAAGGAAACTCCATGATGGAGTTGAAGTGGGAAAGTCAAACAGCTCAAACAAATCCACATGGCTCTAATTTAATAATAGAGCAGAAGACTGATTCttaaatgagtttatttttattcccttttgcTAAAAATTCCAGTTTTGTTAAAATagttagaaaagaaaaggttttatTTCAAGTGCAAACAAATAACCCTGGATCTACATACAAGCTCTTTCCAGTGTGGAGGACTCTCCTAGGTTTCCAGTCAATGTGTTGCTGTTGCCAGGGTGATAAGCTCTGTGCTTCTGCAGTTAGACTAAAAAttcctccaaaatattttataatctggTGATATTGGGCTTTGACTAGATCTCATAGATATGGGGGTGAGCAGGATTCGGAGGAATTCTCTCTCCCAGCACTCCTGTGTCTCTTGTATTTTACTGTGTATCAGAGCCACTCGGGGAGCTTATGAAACTCTTTTTCCTGGGTATTACTCTCAGGAATTCTAATGCAGGGGGACTGCTGTACAGACCAGAAGACTCCAATGCAGTCAATTCCCAGATTGCTCTGGCTAAAATCTCCTTTATTAACAACCCTGCTGTATGTAGGAGGAATTATAAACATACTCAGCAAAAGGGGAAAGTGAGGCACAGGAAAGCAAAACAACTTGCTTCAGTTCCCTTCACAAGTTTATGTCCGAACGGAACATTTCGGCTTCAAGAAGTCCTGGCAAAGCCCACATACTGGGAAAAAGAGCATATTTCTGGAAGGGAGAACAGTCTAGCAAACATACAGATTTGCTAGGGAAGGGGGTAGTTGCAGTGGAATGGTGTGTGTTGATTTTAATGGACAAAGGGATTAGAACGAATAAGGTAGGCAAGAATTAGTGAACACCACAGAGACTTTTAAAAAGGACTTTGTGAGTgttggcaagagaaaaaaaaaatagagattttgtAAGAAGGGAGGGCCTCAGCGCATGGAAGGCTATGTGACAAACAAGGAACAGAATTTGATGTCTGAAGGGGTAGGGAAGGATTTGCACAGTCCCCCGCAGATCACAGGCCCTCAATCAATGTTTGTCGAAGGAATTTGCAAAGGAGGCCGAGTACTAATGTTGCTTCGATTTGATAACTACCATTTTCCTGGTTGCCGTGTTCCTGGTGTGGGATGTCAGCCAGGAATCCAATAAGCAGAAACAGACAATGTGAGGTAATGCCAGAGAGGTTGGACTCTGGTTAAGACTGTCAGAGACACAGGCCCAGTAGTAAAACTAGCCTGAGAGGGTGAAGGTGACTGACTCTTTAGAGACACTTCTCCAATCAGCTGGGGtgtgggagtggggatggggaggtgTGCCCATGCGAGGGAAGGAGTGATTTCATCTATTTAATGAAAAATGACCTGAGCATTTCTCTGAACCTGGAAACTCCCCATATAACTGGGGCCAAGGAACACAGGATTAGGTCTTGTTTCTTCTACAATGGCTTTGCGTCTGCTTAGAATGAGTTAAACTGGAGGGAGCAGAAAAATCATCCCCTTTCGTTGTCTCTGCAGAGAAATCTGGATGGCTCTGAATCATTTAATGGGTTAATACTATAGGCTTCCCTCTGGTTCCCTGTAGACATTGTTTTTCTCTGgcttcctttgctttttaaatggatACTCCATTTCTTGGGTATGTGTTCATAGGAACAGAAAGTTTGCCATATTAAAACCAGATAAGCAAGTCACCCCTCTGGCATTCTGTCTACTGACGAGCTCCTGATTTCAGGTCTAATATTCCCTGTGACCTCCGCAAGGGACAGCTTTTGCCCTGAAGCATGAGGTCATGAAAACCACAACAAACATTTTTGCCAGAGCGAGCAACTACTGACATGTAATTTTCTGTGTGATCTATTGGAGTGGCacttttcaagatttttctgCCTAGGTTTTTGGGAGATGCACAGTCTTTTCTTCAGCGTGTGTTCTAGGATTGCCAAAGGTgctgataaaaaacaaaaacatcacagGGATCAACACTCCACAATGTCTTTTGTGCTCAAATTTGCCAAATCATCCAACGGGAGAACTGGGTGAATAAATCCACAGGGCCACTTTCTTTTTAATGCAATGTATATTTATTGTAAacaataatatacaaaaaaaaaagagaaagaaaaagggaaaggtaAGTTTCACGGAGAGAACAAAAGGTTTGGGGCTGGGAGGGAAAcaagtgaaacaaacaaaacacgaACACAAACCAAACCTTTTACCTAAAGACAAAATATGATTTAAATGCCAGGTTTCTTAAGTTacagaaatatctttttaaaaagatccgCTTTTATACAGAAATTGAAAGATGCCATATTATGAGTGCTTTAAGATTTTATTCTACTGACTTCTAAAACtgttaatatatctttttttaaataaaaaaagtttgctgtcttttttaaaaagcaatcctCAAACTCTCTAGCCACAGCAGTAATTAAGATTAAGGTCTGTCAGTGGGCTGATCCCCTCCAGGTAGCCTCCCTCACTCCAAGAGAAGATGCAGAGAAATATCAATGACACATGCTTGCATTGTTTTTgtgtcaaaacacacacacacacacacacacacacacacacacaaatataggGCAGCCCAAAGGTCTGTGGCAGAAAACACTGCAAATGACTCAGTGATACACTACATTTGCAATCTCTCATTtatacaaaaagagaaacaagtttccagtttgttttcaacaaaaacaacaaagaaaaaagggatGGACAAAAAGGCATTTATACAAATCTAGGGTGAGGAATCCAAAGAAACttgcttttaataataaaaaaagattaaagagataaataaaaaaaactggTTACAGTTAAGAACATAATTTAACAGATGACCATACCCTTTGAGGAAGGCTCCAACAACCTATTTTAAAGAAggtaaaattgaagaaaaaaaaaaaaagaagtttttttttttttgttttaattaaaacctCTCCTTACAAGATAAATAATTTTAGCACGGGGAATGTCTTGAAGGTTAACTGCTGGTGTTCAGAGAGGcacaggtgacagagcgagcagGCATCTGCCTTCCACATGGGGCCCAGGCAGGCAACCAGGGGCAGTGTGCTCGGGCACTTACTGGCTGCTGAAACATTCCCAGAacagatttcatttcctttgcttgCCTTTTACGTCTTTAAGACTGCAGTGAACAAGCAAAGGCAGGAGGAAATGCACTAAAAGAAGAGTGCAAATGTTTCCCAGCAGCACGGTTTTAAGGCTCAAggtgtttttctgttgtttaaaaaaaatatatacgaTAAAGCTTACCAAATGCTTCTCTAGACTAGTGTTTACTCCCATAATTGCAAAATaaggcctttattttttttaaggcagcTCCTCCTTGAATCGCAAAGCCTGAGGAATTAAGCAAAGTTAACCCCCAAAACTGATCACATAAcacaattctgtttttaaatgttaatacaacaggatttttttttctttttgtaagagaACGCAAATCTGTACAAAAATACTCTGGTTGCAAGAAAAGCTAGGGCACACTGTTCAACTAAGAGTAGTTTAGCTGTTGGAAAAATAAGAGCAtttaattttatctaaaaatatgtataaatccCCTCAAAATGGTAATGAATCATACACAGtacatactaaaaatatttaaaatagagaatattCCTCACAGaggacttttttctttaattactgctaaaaaaataattacaaagtcCAAACAGGCAGAGAGATTTAGCACACTGATCACACGATTCTCCATCATCCTCTACGCTTGCTCTGAAGAGGGTTTAAAAAGTCCAGTTTCTCGCTGATTTCGCTGCTCCATTTAGCCAAGGTTGGCCTGGCCACTGATTGGCCACAAGTGGGTAATGCGCTTGGATAGGTCATGTTTGTGTCTTGGAAATTTGGGTACGAGTTGCCTTTAGCTTAAATGTCtttaaggaagaagaagaagaagaaaaaaaataaaaaaacaaaaaaacaaatgtccaAAGGGAATTCTGGTTGGTCCTCTTTCTTCGGTTATTTTTAGGATCATTTCGGCCATCTTCGCCCTTCGTGGGAGGCCTCCTCAAGGTCGAGTGAGCTGTGTGTAGACGGGTTGTTCCCAGTGCTGGGGGCTGTGGGTCTGCGGGATGGAAGGGACCCCAGAGGTGTCGGCGATGGGGGTGTACATGGGGCGCTGGGCGGGGTTCATGTAGGTGAAGGTGGAGTAGAGGCCGGTGCCCTGGCCCGCCGCGTGGCTGTAGTAGGAGCTGGAGTTCTGGTGGTCGGTGTAGTCGTACTGTGAGCGGGTGATGGGCGGGTAAGAGGGGCTGTAGTGCGGGAGGTTGAAGGGGCTGTAGGCGATCTGCTGGGGCGAGTGCTGCTGCTGCTCGCTGTAGTGGCTGGGACTCAGCTGCTCCGTCTTGATGTGCGTTCGCTGGGACTGGCCCGGCTCGCTGCTCAGCGTGGTCAGCGTGTGCGCCTGTGGCTGCTGCGGGGGCGCGGCCGGCTGCTGCGGGGGCGCTGCCTGCGGCTGGGGGGGCGCCTGCGGGGCCGGCGGGGCCTGTGGGGGCTGCtgcgggggcggcggcggcggcgcctgCTGCTTGGACATCCACACGTGGCCCGCGCTCGCCGGGGTGGCCGCAGTGCTGCTGATGCCGTAGCTGCCCGTGTAGGTGACCTGGCCGTGCGTGGCCGGCACCCCCGGGTGGCCGTTGGGCGGCAGGTACTGGTCAAACTCGTTGACGTCGAAGGTCTCGATGTTGGAGATAACGTCGCTGCTCAGCTCGCCGATGTCCACGTCGCGGAAGTCGATGGGGGGCTGTCTGCCCCCCTCTGGCAAGGGGCGCCCCTCTCGCTTCAGGTCAGCCTTGCCCGGCTGCACGTCGGTTTTGGGGGTTGTGGGTGGGGTCGGTGGGCCCTGGGATTGCCCTGCGGACAATAAAAGAACAAGCACGGGAAAATCAACAAGGGCCGTGCAGACGCCCTAGTCTTAGGCACCCTCCAGGGACCCTCCCTTGCTGCTAAAGTGTAGTAAGGGCCCGCACCCGCGCGGGAGGTGCGCTGCACCGGAGATAAGTCGCCCAATGATTAACCCGCTGGTACACACTGGACAGCCTCCTTTTATCAGGAGAGGGTCTGGGGCCCAGAGGGTCCGGAAGACCAAATTGCTACTTGTGTAAGAGCCCTGTGTGTGCTTTTGGGGTGGCGGACCAGAAAAGAAAGGGGAGGTCTTGTAAGGCTGTAAGGCCATTTTACCTCCcaataaaaaagttaatctcTTCGGATGCTGGGATTgagttggtgtgtgtgtgtgtgtgtgtgcgcgtgtgcgcGCGCGCGCTGTTTGGGTGCCTCTTAGGCTCCGGGTAGAGAGGGGAGCGAGACAGGCGCAAAGGGTAGTGTGTCCCTCCCGGGAAGCATAAAGTCCCCAAGAAGAATCTCCCAGGCGGAGGGCAGGGGGTGTGCCAGGCGGGACCGGGGTGGCTGGTCCGGCGGGGCCGAGGGGCGACTCACCCGAGTGCTCGCCGGGGGAGTGCACTTCGCTCATGCCCGAGGAGGAGTGAGGCGAGTCGGCCTGCAGCGCCTTGAAGATGGCGTTGGGGGAGATGTGCGTCTGCTCCGTGGCCTCCTCTGCCTCCGCCTGCCCGTTCTTCACCGACTTCCTCCGCCGCGGCTGGTACTTGTAATCCGGGTGGTCCTTCTTGTGCTGCACGCGCAGCCGCTCCGCCTCCTCCACGAAGGGCCGCTTCTCGCTCTCGTTCAGAAGTCTGctcggggcggggcgggggtcacagagaaaaagaggaagaggggtCAGTGAAATCCACCAAACTGTCAGGTCGGCTGGGAGGAGGCGGCGACCCAGACCACTCGG
This Nomascus leucogenys isolate Asia chromosome 14, Asia_NLE_v1, whole genome shotgun sequence DNA region includes the following protein-coding sequences:
- the SOX9 gene encoding transcription factor SOX-9 translates to MNLLDPFMKMTDEQEKGLSGAPSPTMSEDSAGSPCPSGSGSDTENTRPQENTFPKGEPDLKKESEEDKFPVCIREAVSQVLKGYDWTLVPMPVRVNGSSKNKPHVKRPMNAFMVWAQAARRKLADQYPHLHNAELSKTLGKLWRLLNESEKRPFVEEAERLRVQHKKDHPDYKYQPRRRKSVKNGQAEAEEATEQTHISPNAIFKALQADSPHSSSGMSEVHSPGEHSGQSQGPPTPPTTPKTDVQPGKADLKREGRPLPEGGRQPPIDFRDVDIGELSSDVISNIETFDVNEFDQYLPPNGHPGVPATHGQVTYTGSYGISSTAATPASAGHVWMSKQQAPPPPPPQQPPQAPPAPQAPPQPQAAPPQQPAAPPQQPQAHTLTTLSSEPGQSQRTHIKTEQLSPSHYSEQQQHSPQQIAYSPFNLPHYSPSYPPITRSQYDYTDHQNSSSYYSHAAGQGTGLYSTFTYMNPAQRPMYTPIADTSGVPSIPQTHSPQHWEQPVYTQLTRP